A genomic segment from Deltaproteobacteria bacterium encodes:
- a CDS encoding 4Fe-4S dicluster domain-containing protein, with product MAHKITEECVACGSCQPECPEEAISEGDIYVIDPEKCSDCGNCAEVCPTDAVEEA from the coding sequence GTGGCTCATAAAATCACGGAAGAATGTGTTGCATGCGGATCCTGCCAGCCGGAATGCCCGGAAGAGGCAATCTCTGAAGGCGACATCTACGTCATCGATCCGGAGAAATGCTCCGATTGCGGCAACTGCGCCGAGGTCTGTCCGACCGACGCCGTCGAAGAAGCATAA
- a CDS encoding YjbQ family protein: MKETVIIRSRSRVEMIDVTTEIQKVVDRSGIRDGICVIFVPHTTAALTINENADPDVRKDIVAHLSEMIPRRHSFRHAEGNSDAHIKAGLTGSSETLLVEEGKLDFGTWQSIFFCEFDGPRNRRCLVKVIGE, from the coding sequence ATGAAAGAGACGGTTATCATCCGGTCCCGTTCCCGGGTGGAGATGATTGATGTCACAACGGAGATTCAGAAGGTCGTGGACCGCAGCGGCATCCGGGACGGCATCTGTGTGATCTTCGTTCCCCATACGACGGCGGCCTTGACAATCAACGAAAACGCCGATCCCGATGTTCGAAAGGATATCGTCGCACATCTCAGCGAGATGATCCCCCGGCGGCATTCCTTCCGTCATGCCGAGGGGAACTCCGACGCGCACATCAAGGCCGGTCTGACCGGTTCGTCCGAAACCCTTCTTGTGGAGGAGGGAAAACTCGATTTCGGGACTTGGCAGTCGATTTTTTTCTGTGAATTTGATGGGCCGAGAAACAGACGATGTTTGGTCAAGGTCATCGGAGAGTGA